The following proteins are co-located in the Betta splendens chromosome 9, fBetSpl5.4, whole genome shotgun sequence genome:
- the arrdc1a gene encoding arrestin domain-containing protein 1a isoform X1 → MGKVQEFEITFDQNKDTYSPGDSITGTVTIKLNQPLPCKAIKVNCNGFCGISSKAQDTAWTTEEQYFNSTTSVADKGTMKQGEHTFPFKFLIPASAPTSFEGNYGRIIYRVRAFIDTPRFSKDYSTEKYFYLLSLLNLNEVPDIWGPCSSAVTQQFTYMLMKTGTVVMKAQTDMKGYTPGQVIQVTVSIYNQSGKNTGNMGASLMQRVTYETKRPTYDLRMIADVEGGVVKAGKEAEWKEQIIVPALPQSSLAGCDLIKIEYYVKVCLKSPDVMLTLPIHIGNVSLDKKRHPSKKAHLSFSDCAENTAACVFPPDNATSATTPPLTSRSTPKPAPRSAPRSRMSSLISPSAPPADYPKEHGGSTTDGSFPSKRQSQLVSPSAFSYAPGLSFTQTQKDSGPVRQASAPYPADNSCSSIPAPHAMPQEYVSGYPQDAPPSYDESCNA, encoded by the exons ATGGGAAAAGTCCAGGAGTTCGAGATCACGTTTGACCAAAACAAAGACACGTACAGTCCAGGCGACTCCATCACCGGGACCGTGACCATTAAGCTAAACCAGCCGCTGCCGTGTAAAG CCATTAAAGTGAACTGCAATGGTTTCTGTGGCATCAGCAGCAAGGCACAGGACACTGCATGGACAACAGAGGAGCAGTACTTTAACAGCACCACCTCTGTCGCAGACAAAG GAACCATGAAACAGGGAGAACACACGTTTCCCTTCAAGTTTCTCATACCAG CATCTGCTCCAACATCTTTTGAAGGCAACTATGGTAGAATCATCTATAGAGTGAGAGCCTTTATTGACACGCCACGATTTTCCAAAGACTACAGCACAGAAAAATATTTCTACCTGCTGAGCCTTCTGAATCTGAATGAAGTCCCAGACATATgg GGGCCGTGTTCATCTGCAGTTACACAGCAATTCACCTACATGCTGATGAAAACTGGCACAGTGGTGATGAAGGCCCAGACTGATATGAAGGGTTACACCCCAGGCCAGGTCATCCAGGTAACAGTCAGCATCTACAACCAATCTGGAAAAAACACAGGCAACATGGGCGCCAGCCTGATGCAG AGGGTGACCTATGAGACAAAGAGGCCCACGTATGATCTAAGGATGATCGCAGATGTGGAGGGAGGTGTGGTTAAGGCCGGCAAAGAGGCGGAGTGGAAGGAACAGATCATCgttcctgctcttcctcagtCATCTCTCGCTGGATGTGATCTTATAAAAATTGAATATTATGTTAAA GTCTGTCTAAAGTCTCCAGATGTCATGCTGACCCTACCCATCCATATTGGGAACGTCTCACTTGATAAAAAACGACACCCTTCCAAAAAAGCTCATCTTTCCTTCTCTGATTGTGCTGAAAAtacagcagcatgtgttttcCCCCCAGACAATGCCACCTCTGCCACTACTCCCCCCCTGACCTCTAGAAGTACTCCAAAACCTGCCCCCCGTTCTGCTCCTCGCTCCAGGATGTCTTCTCTTATTTCTCCCAGTGCTCCTCCAGCTGACTACCCTAAAGAACATGGTGGGAGTACCACAGATGGCAGCTTTCCCAGCAAGCGCCAGTCTCAGTTGGTTTCACCCAGTGCTTTCAGCTATGCTCCAGGTCTCTCCTTCACCCAGACCCAGAAGGACAGTGGGCCTGTTAGACAGGCCTCAGCACCTTACCCCGCtgacaacagctgcagctcaatACCAGCACCGCATGCCATGCCACAGGAATACGTGTCAGGTTATCCACAAG ATGCGCCTCCTTCTTATGACGAGAGTTGCAACGCATGA
- the arrdc1a gene encoding arrestin domain-containing protein 1a isoform X2: MKQGEHTFPFKFLIPASAPTSFEGNYGRIIYRVRAFIDTPRFSKDYSTEKYFYLLSLLNLNEVPDIWGPCSSAVTQQFTYMLMKTGTVVMKAQTDMKGYTPGQVIQVTVSIYNQSGKNTGNMGASLMQRVTYETKRPTYDLRMIADVEGGVVKAGKEAEWKEQIIVPALPQSSLAGCDLIKIEYYVKVCLKSPDVMLTLPIHIGNVSLDKKRHPSKKAHLSFSDCAENTAACVFPPDNATSATTPPLTSRSTPKPAPRSAPRSRMSSLISPSAPPADYPKEHGGSTTDGSFPSKRQSQLVSPSAFSYAPGLSFTQTQKDSGPVRQASAPYPADNSCSSIPAPHAMPQEYVSGYPQDAPPSYDESCNA; this comes from the exons ATGAAACAGGGAGAACACACGTTTCCCTTCAAGTTTCTCATACCAG CATCTGCTCCAACATCTTTTGAAGGCAACTATGGTAGAATCATCTATAGAGTGAGAGCCTTTATTGACACGCCACGATTTTCCAAAGACTACAGCACAGAAAAATATTTCTACCTGCTGAGCCTTCTGAATCTGAATGAAGTCCCAGACATATgg GGGCCGTGTTCATCTGCAGTTACACAGCAATTCACCTACATGCTGATGAAAACTGGCACAGTGGTGATGAAGGCCCAGACTGATATGAAGGGTTACACCCCAGGCCAGGTCATCCAGGTAACAGTCAGCATCTACAACCAATCTGGAAAAAACACAGGCAACATGGGCGCCAGCCTGATGCAG AGGGTGACCTATGAGACAAAGAGGCCCACGTATGATCTAAGGATGATCGCAGATGTGGAGGGAGGTGTGGTTAAGGCCGGCAAAGAGGCGGAGTGGAAGGAACAGATCATCgttcctgctcttcctcagtCATCTCTCGCTGGATGTGATCTTATAAAAATTGAATATTATGTTAAA GTCTGTCTAAAGTCTCCAGATGTCATGCTGACCCTACCCATCCATATTGGGAACGTCTCACTTGATAAAAAACGACACCCTTCCAAAAAAGCTCATCTTTCCTTCTCTGATTGTGCTGAAAAtacagcagcatgtgttttcCCCCCAGACAATGCCACCTCTGCCACTACTCCCCCCCTGACCTCTAGAAGTACTCCAAAACCTGCCCCCCGTTCTGCTCCTCGCTCCAGGATGTCTTCTCTTATTTCTCCCAGTGCTCCTCCAGCTGACTACCCTAAAGAACATGGTGGGAGTACCACAGATGGCAGCTTTCCCAGCAAGCGCCAGTCTCAGTTGGTTTCACCCAGTGCTTTCAGCTATGCTCCAGGTCTCTCCTTCACCCAGACCCAGAAGGACAGTGGGCCTGTTAGACAGGCCTCAGCACCTTACCCCGCtgacaacagctgcagctcaatACCAGCACCGCATGCCATGCCACAGGAATACGTGTCAGGTTATCCACAAG ATGCGCCTCCTTCTTATGACGAGAGTTGCAACGCATGA